A single window of Ovis canadensis isolate MfBH-ARS-UI-01 breed Bighorn chromosome 15, ARS-UI_OviCan_v2, whole genome shotgun sequence DNA harbors:
- the LOC138421176 gene encoding lysine-specific demethylase 4D-like translates to MQAKHFGSQNPSCKIMTFHPTMEEYADFNKYIAYIESQGAHRAGLAKIVPPKEWKARQTYEDIDDILIAAPLQQVVSGRAGVFTQYHKKKKAMTVAEYRRLANTEKYQTPFYSDFEELERKYWKTRLYDSPIYGADVSGSLFDENTKQWNLGHLGTIQDLLEQECGVVIEGVNTPYLYFGMWKTAFAWHTEDMDLYSINFLHFGEPKTWYAVPPEHGRRLERLAGALFPGSSRGCDAFLRHKAALISPTVLRDNGIPFGRVTQEAGEFMVTFPYGYHSGFNHGFNCAEAINFATARWIDYGKAASQCSCGEAQVAFSMDAFVRILQPERYELWKRGQDRAVVNHAEPAAPGGRELSAWTEVHSPWGTRLASNSQEPLQTPPRTPGSSAPDHYPTGRCVSRRRPRKRGTLELTVRPGRRGASPKTQI, encoded by the coding sequence ATGCAGGCTAAGCACTTTGGTTCCCAGAACCCAAGTTGTAAGATCATGACCTTCCACCCAACCATGGAAGAATACGCGGATTTCAACAAATACATTGCTTACATAGAATCGCAAGGGGCCCACCGAGCAGGCTTGGCTAAGATAGTTCCACCCAAAGAATGGAAAGCCAGACAGACCTACGAGGATATCGATGACATCCTAATAGCCGCTCCGCTCCAGCAGGTGGTCTCTGGGCGGGCGGGTGTGTTTACTCAATACcacaaaaagaagaaagccaTGACCGTGGCAGAGTACCGCCGCTTAGCAAACACTGAAAAATACCAGACTCCATTCTACTCCGATTTTGAGGAATTGGAGCGAAAATATTGGAAAACCCGCCTCTATGACTCCCCAATATACGGCGCGGACGTCAGTGGCTCTTTATTTGATGAAAACACGAAGCAGTGGAACCTGGGACACCTGGGGACCATCCAGGACCTGCTGGAGCAGGAGTGCGGGGTGGTCATCGAGGGCGTCAACACCCCCTACCTGTACTTCGGCATGTGGAAGACCGCCTTCGCCTGGCACACGGAGGACATGGACCTTTACAGCATCAACTTCCTGCACTTCGGGGAGCCCAAGACGTGGTACGCGGTGCCGCCCGAGCACGGCCGGCGCCTGGAACGCCTGGCCGGCGCGCTCTTCCCGGGCAGCTCGCGGGGCTGCGACGCCTTCCTGCGCCACAAGGCGGCGCTCATCTCGCCCACGGTGCTCCGGGACAACGGCATCCCCTTCGGTCGGGTCACGCAGGAGGCGGGCGAGTTCATGGTGACCTTCCCCTACGGCTACCACTCGGGCTTCAACCACGGCTTCAACTGCGCCGAGGCCATCAATTTCGCCACCGCGCGCTGGATCGATTACGGCAAAGCGGCCTCGCAGTGCAGCTGCGGCGAGGCGCAGGTGGCCTTCTCCATGGACGCCTTCGTGCGCATCCTGCAGCCCGAGCGCTATGAGCTGTGGAAGCGCGGGCAGGACCGGGCGGTGGTGAACCACGCCGAGCCTGCGGCGCCGGGCGGCCGGGAGCTGAGCGCCTGGACGGAGGTGCACTCGCCCTGGGGAACCCGGCTCGCCTCCAACTCCCAGGAGCCGCTCCAGACCCCGCCGCGGACCCCAGGTTCATCTGCTCCAGATCACTACCCAACTGGCAGATGTGTTTCTCGTCGTCGTCCTCGGAAAAGGGGTACTCTAGAGCTGACTGTCCGACCCGGGCGAAGAGGAGCCTCTCCAAAGACTCAGATCTGA
- the KDM4D gene encoding lysine-specific demethylase 4D, protein MEAMKPSCAQNPSCSIMIFHPTKEEFTDFDKYIAYIESQGAHRAGLAKIVPPKEWKARQTYEDIDDILIAAPLQQVVSGRAGVFTQYHKKKKAMTVAQYRRLANTEKYQTPSHLDFEELERKYWKTRLYDSPIYGADISGSLFDENTKQWNLGHLGTIQDLLEQECGVVIEGVNTPYLYFGMWKTAFAWHTEDMDLYSINFLHFGEPKTWYAVPPEHGRRLERLAGALFPGSSRGCDAFLRHKAALISPTVLRDNGIPFGRVTQEAGEFMVTFPYGYHSGFNHGFNCAEAINFATARWIDYGKAASQCSCGEAQVAFSMDAFVRILQPERYELWKRGQDRAVVNHAEPAAPGGRELSAWKEVQTLGPNYFPPRRTARLRHPVSSSEGTDPRAPVRAMSLRPLPARGSCSASQSDAVAGSSSRKPSQTPPLSPGPSVASCLHPVGRCGSRRRPREKGTQEPTAPVGAKRGLALDRKPQDPKAEPLSAEGRMDNPAPSYPGL, encoded by the coding sequence ATGGAAGCTATGAAGCCCAGTTGTGCTCAGAACCCAAGTTGTAGCATAATGATATTTCATCCAACCAAAGAAGAATTTACTGATTTTGATAAATACATTGCTTACATAGAATCGCAAGGGGCCCACCGAGCAGGCTTGGCTAAGATAGTTCCACCCAAAGAATGGAAAGCCAGACAGACCTACGAGGATATCGATGACATCCTAATAGCCGCTCCGCTCCAGCAGGTGGTCTCTGGGCGGGCAGGTGTGTTTACTCAATACCACAAAAAGAAGAAGGCCATGACCGTGGCACAGTACCGCCGCTTAGCAAACACTGAAAAATACCAGACTCCATCACACTTAGATTTTGAAGAACTGGAGCGAAAATATTGGAAAACCCGCCTCTATGACTCCCCAATATACGGCGCGGACATCAGTGGCTCTTTATTTGATGAAAACACGAAGCAGTGGAACCTGGGACACCTGGGGACCATCCAGGACCTGCTGGAGCAGGAGTGCGGGGTGGTCATCGAGGGCGTCAACACCCCCTACCTGTACTTCGGCATGTGGAAGACCGCCTTCGCCTGGCACACGGAGGACATGGACCTTTACAGCATCAACTTCCTGCACTTCGGGGAGCCCAAGACGTGGTACGCGGTGCCGCCCGAGCACGGCCGGCGCCTGGAACGCCTGGCCGGCGCGCTCTTCCCGGGCAGCTCGCGGGGCTGCGACGCCTTCCTGCGCCACAAGGCGGCGCTCATCTCGCCCACGGTGCTCCGGGACAACGGCATCCCCTTCGGTCGGGTCACGCAGGAGGCGGGCGAGTTCATGGTGACCTTCCCCTACGGCTACCACTCGGGCTTCAACCACGGCTTCAACTGCGCCGAGGCCATCAATTTCGCCACCGCGCGCTGGATCGATTACGGCAAAGCGGCCTCGCAGTGCAGCTGCGGCGAGGCGCAGGTGGCCTTCTCCATGGACGCCTTCGTGCGCATCCTGCAGCCCGAGCGCTATGAGCTGTGGAAGCGCGGGCAGGACCGGGCGGTGGTGAACCACGCCGAGCCTGCGGCGCCGGGCGGCCGGGAGCTGAGCGCCTGGAAGGAGGTGCAAACGCTGGGCCCCAACTACTTCCCGCCTCGCCGCACCGCCCGCCTGCGTCATCCCGTGTCCTCAAGCGAGGGCACCGACCCCAGAGCCCCTGTGCGGGCCATGTCCCTGCGCCCCTTGCCTGCCCGGGGTTCCTGCTCGGCCTCCCAGTCTGACGCTGTCGCCGGCAGCAGCTCACGGAAGCCCAGCCAGACCCCTCCGCTGTCACCAGGTCCGTCGGTGGCGTCGTGTCTCCACCCAGTTGGCAGATGTGGTTCTCGTCGTCGCCCTCGGGAAAAGGGCACTCAAGAGCCGACTGCCCCCGTCGGAGCTAAGAGGGGCCTCGCCTTAGACCGCAAGCCTCAAGACCCCAAGGCTGAACCGCTGTCTGCAGAGGGACGGATGGACAACCCTGCCCCATCGTATCCTGGACTCTAG